CCCCACCTGGATTCATTAAACTTTGAACTACACTTCCCAGTAGAGTCTGCATAATGGCTGTGATGGTTGGCCTCACAAACATATTACCCATTGTGTTATATGGATTTTGGAAGGGTTGATACTGCTGCTGCTGCATCTGAAATGACGACGAGCTGTGCAGCGAAGATGGGCGAGGAAAAGAAAACAATCTGGGAGGCTCACTGAAACGTCTCTCCAAATGACGGGGGCCTGAGCTTGCAGTATAATCTACATATGCCCGGTTTATTGCTTCAGAAGTTTCATTCAGCAGTGATTCTCTGAGCAAAGGTATTTGTGTGCAGTTCACATGCGCATCGTAGTCGCACTCAGAACAGTGATAATTCCATGAACGTTGGTCTTCTTGCAAGCAGACATTGCACCTAAAGGCTTTGCTCGGATAGGGAGGAATGAAGCAGAGATCCAAACTATTGTGCGGATGATTTCGGTCTATAATTCTCCTGGGCAGATTTGCACATGATGGGTGCAGATCTAGGCGGCAAATGGAGCAGTGGAAGGAGAAGCCATGGGTAATGGGTTGCCAACAAGCATTGCATCTACAAAGTGAGGGTGCATAATTCCTGGGTTGAGGTAGCAGATGGAGAACGTGACTACAAGCGGGATGATCAGTGATTTGGTGAGGGATTTGTGAGCAGGTCAAGTGAAGGAGAAAATTGCAGGCCGGCTGACAATGGTAGGCCAAACCTTCCCCAATGGGTTTCACGCACCCTCTACAGTACTTCTCAATTGCCTCTGGCCCTCGGAATGTATTAAGCTCCAGGATATGACCAGAATGGAAGAAATGATGAAACTGTCTTAGACTTGCATAGTCGAATTCCCCCATTAAAAGTCTCCTAGTTTGGACTCACCTATCTCAAGCAGTCTCACCAGAGATTTTTTTAATTTGGGTCCTCGAAATTTTCATGAACATTGAATGATAGTTATAGTTCTCCGTGTAGAATTGGGAACCCTGTAATTTGTTAGGTGCAAGATTCGCTTCCATCGTGGTTCTTGGTAGCATCCATGAAGCTCTTTTGAAATTTCCCAACAGGTAAAGGTGAAGACGCGTTCCATTCCACTGAAGTCTGACTATAACTCTCATTGTTTATTTGTTATTCATGGTATATAAAAATGAATCATAGTTTGAAAGTGTTTTGTAATCttctttattataatattttgactAGTCAAGTATTCACTGCTTCGAATTTTAATATCAATTGTTAGAGGAATCTCTTCTTCAAGTCAAAACAATATTGTTaaaaagatcaattttgtgtgaagttggactCATTCTCATaaccttcatctttcttcttttacACCATATTTTCATATAGTTTATCACATATCTCATTTATAGCTAGACACATTTTTAAGACATCTCACATTTATTGAACCTCCCTCCATAGAAAGACAATTTTTTACATAAAACTTCATTATTTTGTTACCTAAGTCATTTGCAATAATGTGGATTGACCTATTATCCCGCCATTAAAAAGTCGCCTGGGTTGTACTCAACTATCTCAAGAAGTCTCACCCGAGATTTTTTTATTTGGGTT
This genomic stretch from Cryptomeria japonica chromosome 8, Sugi_1.0, whole genome shotgun sequence harbors:
- the LOC131857526 gene encoding protein VACUOLELESS GAMETOPHYTES-like, yielding MGEFDYASLRQFHHFFHSGHILELNTFRGPEAIEKYCRGCVKPIGEGLAYHCQPACNFLLHLTCSQIPHQITDHPACSHVLHLLPQPRNYAPSLCRCNACWQPITHGFSFHCSICRLDLHPSCANLPRRIIDRNHPHNSLDLCFIPPYPSKAFRCNVCLQEDQRSWNYHCSECDYDAHVNCTQIPLLRESLLNETSEAINRAYVDYTASSGPRHLERRFSEPPRLFSFPRPSSLHSSSSFQMQQQQYQPFQNPYNTMGNMFVRPTITAIMQTLLGSVVQSLMNPGGVGGGDGWGGFGGLNSSGNLSDIAESMFNFGFF